From the Capnocytophaga sp. oral taxon 878 genome, the window CTTTCACTCCCGCATCTTCATAACCGCAGCCCATCTCATTCGCATTTTGTAGTACCCCCGAGCCTGCTACTACATACCTTTTATCAAGAGTGATTTTTACGTCGAAATCTCCCCATACACCGTAAAACTCACGTCCCAAGTATTCCGTAGTATGCCACCCTTTATGGTCATAAGCCACCATTTTAGGGTACCATTGTGCCATCGATAAGGCCACCCCATCACTGCTATTTCGCCCTGCGCGGCGTATCATTACAGGCACTTGTCCCTCAAAAGTCATTGTAAGCACCGTCTTTTCTTTAGGCAGCAAAGGCTTGTCCAGCGTTACTTTTAGTATAGTACTCTCGTGAGTATACCTCACATTACTCCCATCTTGCCGAAGCGATGTAATCCGCAAATAACCTATTTCATTCTCCGATAGTTTAGCTATCCTACTCTCGTAAATAGGGTTTTGGCGCGTCCCAAGGTTATTCACCATACGCCCATCAGGGTCTGGTAACGTTTGCAGATTGCTGTCCATCTCACTATTGGGCTGAAAAGCGTTGAAGTACAAGTGGTAAAACACCGTACGTAACGTATCTGGCGAGTTGTTAAAATACGTGAGTTGCTGCGTGCCCTTATACCGGAAGTTATTCACATCCATTTGCACATCCATCTCGTAATTCGCTTGTTGTTGCCAAGGGTTATCTTGTCCCATAGCTGTCAAACTCAATACTAAGCCACAAAAGGCTAAAAGTGTTTTTTTCATTCTATATTCGCAAATTAATTATCTTATCTTACAGACTGCAAAGGTAATAATAATTACCAAATTACCAAAAAAAGCCACCGCCACTCTCCCCCTTCTTATCCCTTGCCTTTTGCCTAAAATTCATCTTTTTTCCCCTTTCATTGCCAATCTTTCAAAAAAGATAACTCCTATTTCACTTTTGGGCAGAAAATACAAAACCTTAATAATCAATACATTTGTCTATTAACCTCACCCCAAAAACATCGAACTACGAACGAACCTATAACGAAGGATAAACGAACTGTAAACGAACTATAAGCAAACACACCCCTACTTTACTGGCTCTCAGTAAGTTCTTTCCAAAAAGGACTTTTTGCGAAAATCGCAACAAAATCCTCAAAACATCACATTTTTCTCAATCTCTCTTTTCCTCTTACCTGCTCTTCCCTTGGGCTACCTCCTCAAAAAACGCCTTTAGCCTATGCCTTCCTATCTGCATTGGCGCTACCGAGTCCATTCCCATTATCGTCAGCACAAACTCCACAACCCCATAAGCACTCCTTGGCATCACATATTTGCCTATTTTCAAAATAAAACGTCGTACCCAGTCCGGCAAGTAGCTTATTTTTACAGGCTTGCCCAATACCTCAAAAGCCAAGCGCGCAATCTCCGTTTGTGTCAAAACCTCACTCCCCCCTACATTCATTTCTCTTTCAGCACTTGCTAATTGCGCCACACACACTTCAGCCAAGTCCTCCCCGTGAATAGGGTTCATAGCCCATTGTCCTTTCCCAAAAAGCCGTACTTTACCCTCTTTAGCCATCTTTAAAAAGTTGCCCATATCACTGTAAAAAGCCGAAGGTCTCACTATACAATAACTCATTCCACTGCCTTTAAGCGCCTCTACAAACCGTTCTTTGGCAGCCCCAATACCAATATGTCGTATAGCATCCCCATTCAGTACCGATATGTACACCATTTTGCGTACCCCACAGCGCATAGCCTCATCAAGGAGGTTTTTGTTAGCTCCATAATCCACTTGTTCGTAGGTAAGTCCGTCCTTTTGTTGGG encodes:
- a CDS encoding SDR family oxidoreductase, whose protein sequence is MKTEKILLAGATGYLGQYILAELLKKEYPTRIVVRNKSKIAPSLLTHPLLEVVEAEVTKADTLQGVCEGISGVISAVGITQQKDGLTYEQVDYGANKNLLDEAMRCGVRKMVYISVLNGDAIRHIGIGAAKERFVEALKGSGMSYCIVRPSAFYSDMGNFLKMAKEGKVRLFGKGQWAMNPIHGEDLAEVCVAQLASAEREMNVGGSEVLTQTEIARLAFEVLGKPVKISYLPDWVRRFILKIGKYVMPRSAYGVVEFVLTIMGMDSVAPMQIGRHRLKAFFEEVAQGKSR